The genomic window TCATTTTATACCCCAAGCAAAATATTTTATGGATCGCTCTGGCCGTGCTCTATATTTCCGAACTGTTCACCAGCATGGCTTTCGGCACAAGCAGCATAGCCATGCTAATCAGTTTATCGGTCGTCAGCTGGTTTCTTTTTAATATTTTTACCGATCGGTCTTTCCCGGTCATAATTCTCTCATCGGTCATCGGTTTGATTTTATACCGATTTTTATTCTTTCTTTTTTTAATTTTTTATAATCTTTACGCGCACCAAAACCTCCTGCCCGGCAAAGAAATTTTAGTTGACGTCTTGTGGGAAGTTTTTTTAAGCTCGCTGATACTCTCGGTCATTTATTTAATCAGCTGTAGATTCAGCCGGCGTTTAAATCCGAAGTATATTGATATCCACTCCTCCTAAACCAAACTTATGGATAAAGGCCTTTTTGAAATCAAAAGCAAAATAGACAAGGGTGATCTGCCCGGTAAATATTCAAATTCCTGGATTGAGGACTCTTTTGATTTTGAAAAACCGATTGGTAAACAAATCAGTTTGTCGCAAACTAAAAATTATTTAGGAACAAGCATCACCAATAAGAAAATTTTATGGTTAAGTATTATTATGATAGTCGGTTTGGTTATCATCTTCGGCCGCATTATCTACTTACAGGTTATCAGAGGTGATTACTACCGTTCTTTAGCCGAAGGCAACCGCATCCGCTTGGAGCCCATACCTTCGCAGAGAGGCATTATTTTTGACAGAAACCGCAACGAACTGGTACAAAACGTCCCGGAATTTTCCTTGGCGATGGTGCCACAGGATCTGCCCAAAGATTCAGCCCAGCGTGAAACTGTTATTGATGACACGGTAAAATTAAGCGGAGTTTCCAAAACACAAATCACCGATCTCCTAAAAAAATACGGTTCCTACAGTTACGCTTCGCTCGTGATTAAAGAAAATCTTGATTACGAAACTGCACTCAAACTTTACATAGCCAGCGCGCAGCTGCCCGGCATAGTGGTGGAAAAGGGAAGTAAACGAAAATACGCGATCAACAATGATTTATCAACCCCGACCAGTTCTTTGAGCTTGAGTCATTTATTAGGTTATCTGGGAAAAATCAACGATGATGAATTAACCGCGTTTAAAGATAAAGATTACCTGCTTTTTGATAATATCGGCAAAACCGGATTGGAAAAAACCTACGAATCTGCCTTGCGCGGCGCTTACGGAGTTGAACAGGTTGAAGTTGACGCTCTCGGGCACGAGCAAAATGTTTTAGCTGAAAATTCTCCCGAGCCCGGTAAAAATTTAATCCTGGCTATTGACGCCGAGGCCCAGGTGAAAATGGAAAATTTAATTAAAGCGACGCTTAAAAAAATCGGCAAAGGGGGAGCAATAGGAATAGCCATGGATCCACGCGACGGTTCAATTTTGGCCATGGTCTCTTGGCCGTCGTTTGATAATAATGAATTTTCCGGCGGCATTTCTGTGGATAATTATAATAGATATCTGAATAATCCAAATGATCCTTTGTTTAATCGGGCCATAGCCGGAACTTATCCGTCCGGATCAACCGTTAAATTAATTATTGCCGCCGCGGCTCTGCAAGAAAAAATCATTACTCCCAATACCGCTTTTTTAAGCACCGGCGGTATCCAGGTTGGCCAGTGGTTTTTTAGGGATTGGCTGGCCGGCGGACACGGCGTAACCAACGTTACCAAGGCCCTGGCTTGGTCAATTAATACTTTCTTTTATTATATCGGCGGGGGTTATAAAAATTTCGTCGGCTTAGGCGTGGACCGGTTGGTCCAATATATGAAATCTTTTAACCTGGCCAAACAGACCGGCATTGATTTGCCCGGAGAAGCCAGTGGATTTTTACCAAGCAAAGAATGGAAGCTAAATACCAAGGGCGAATCATGGTATATCGGTGACACCTATAATCTTTCCATCGGACAAGGCGACCTATTGGTCACACCTCTGCAAATGGCGGTTTGGACATCGGCCGTGGCTAATGGCGGCACAGTTGTCCAGCCGCATTTGGTAAATAAAATTGAAGATCCGGTTACTGGTCAAACCACGGTGTTAACTTTTGCCAGAACATCCACTATGATATCTGACAGTAATTTAGCGGTCGTGCGCCAGGGTATGCGGGACTGCGTCACTTATGGCAGTTGTAAAATGCTGCAATCCTTGCCCTTTTTGGCCGCCGGCAAAACCGGAACGGCACAATGGAACAGCACTAAAGATAATCATGCCTGGTTTACTTCTTTCGCTCCCCTTGATCATCCGCAGATTGTAGTGACGGTAATGATTGAAGAGGGGAAAGAAGGCAGTACTATTTCCGAACCAATCGCCAGGGATTTTTTGGCTTGGTGGGGCGCTAAATATCTTAAATAAAAATGACTTTAAATTTTACTTTATTCGTGATATAATTTTTAGATATACATACTAGAACAATGAAAATATGTCTGACAAAATTCAATATCTTACAGCCGACGGCTTAGCTGCTTTAAAAAAAGAGCTGCAGGAAATAAAAGACACGCGCATTCCGGAAATCGCCGCCAGAATAGATGAGGCCAAACAACAGGGCGATCTTTCTGAAAACGCCGAATATCACCAGGCCAAGGATGATATGGCTTGGGCGCAGGGGCGCCTGCGACAATTGCAATATATTTTGGATAATGCGCAGGTGGTTGAGTCATCCGGAAAAAACAAAGAAACGGTCATTGTGGGCAGTACGGTGGTTGTAAAAATAAACGAAAACACAAAAACCTACACCATAGTCGGCCCGCAGGAAGCCAACCCGCTGGAGGGCAGAATTTCCAATGAATCCCCGCTGGGCGGATCGTTTATTGGCCGTAAAATAGGGGATAAAGTTGAAGTGCAAACACCGGCCGGAACACAAATTTATCTGATTTTAGAAATAAAATAAAAATAGTATGACCAACCAATTGAGCGAAGAGCAGGTTAGGTTAGAACGCTTAGCCAGTTTAGAGAATCAAGGCATAAATCCATATCCTGACCACTGTGACCGTAAAAACACAACTGCTGAAGCAAAAAATAGTCCGACCGGCGCCAAGGTTGTGGTCGCCGGCAGATTAATAGCAAAAAGAGAAATGGGCAAAATTTGTTTCAGTCATATTCAGGATGAGTCCGGCAAATTGCAAATCGCTTTTTCCGAAAAAGAACTGGGCAAAGATGGCTATAAATTTTTTCTAAAAAACTACGACCTGGGCGATTTTGTTGAAGTTACAGGAGAAATGTTTACTACCCACAAAGGAGAAATAACGGTCCTGGCCAAAAAATATATTTTACTGGCCAAAGCGCTCTTGCCCTTGCCGGAAAAATTTCACGGCTTGGCCGATGTTGAACTGCGCTATAGGCAAAAATACCTTGATCTGTTGGCCAACGAGGAAGCAATGAAAATTGCTAAAATGCGCAGTGCAATTGTGCGTAACCTGCGCGCTTATTTTGACGACAAGGGCTTTATTGAAGTTGAGACCCCAATCTTACAATCATTATACGGCGGGGCCGCGGCTAAACCCTTCATTACCCACCACAATGCCCTAAATGCGGATTTTTATTTACGCATCGCTCCTGAATTATATTTAAAACGATTAATTGTCGGCGGACTGGAAAAGGTCTATGAAATTGCCAAGTGTTTTAGAAACGAGGGGATTGATAATAATCATAATCCGGAATTTACGCAGATTGAATTTTACTTGGCCTATGCAAACTACAACGATTTGATGGATTTAATTGAAGAGCTTTTGCCTAAAATTATAAAATCGGTTGATTTGTCTTTAAAAATGGAAATCAACGGACAAAAAGTTGATTTTACGCCGCCGTATCCAAGAGCAACCATGCGGGAACTAATAAAAAAATACGCCAAGATTGATATTGAAAAATATCCCGACCAAAAATCATTATTTGCCCAGGCCAAAAAACTCAAAATAGAGGGTATCAACGCCAAAACCGGTTACGGAAAATTGGTGGATGAGATATACAAAACATTTGTGCGGCCGAAAATTGTTGACCCGATTTTTATGATTGATCATCCGGTAGAGCTGTCGCCGTTGGCCAAAACCAAACCTGATAATCCCAAATATGTTGAGCGGATGCAACTTCTGTGCGCGGGCGGAAATGAACTGTGTAATGGTTTCTCTGAATTAAACGATCCGATTGAACAGGAAAAAAGATTTAAAGAGCAAGAGAGGTTGCGTAAAGCCGGGGATGAAGAGGGGATGCCTTATGATGAGGATTTTATTATTGCTTTAAAACACGGCATGCCGCCGACCGCCGGCTTGGGTATGGGCATTGACCGGTTGGTAAAACTGCTCACCAACTCTCAAAATTTAAAAGAAGTGATTTTGTTTCCAACCTTAAAACCGGAAAAATAATTTACGCTTATATTGATTATGAAAAAAGTGATTGTTTTCGGCACGTTTGACATCATTCATCCCGGCCATATTCACATGCTAAAAGAAGCCAAAGAATACGGTGATTATTTAGTGGCGGTAATTGCCCGGGATCCGATTGTCTGCGAAGTAAAAGGCAAACTGCCGAAATATAATGAAAATATTCGCTTGGAAAACGTCCAAAAACTGGGTATTGCCGATAAGGTGCGTTTGGGTTGTCTGGGTGAAAATAAATACCAGGCCATTGCCGAAGAGAACCCTGATGTGGTGGCTCTGGGCTATGACCAAAAGGCCTTTGTGGACAATCTGGCTGATGCCGTAGATGAGCATGTGCAGATTGTTAAATTACAGCCGTACATGGAAGACATTTATAAAAGTTCAAAATTAAAAGAATTAACTACTTAAGGGCTAATATGCTAGACATTAGATTTATAAAAGAACATAAAGAAGAAGTGAAAAAAAATTGCGCGAACAGAAATGTAAAAATTGACATTGACAAACTTTTACAATTGGACGAAACCAGGCGAAAAATTTTAAAGCAGGTGGAAGATCTCCGCGCTCTGCGTAATGCCAAATCAAAAGGCAAACCGACTGCTGAAGAAATAAAAAAAATGCGGGAAGTAGGGGAGGAGATAAAAAATTTAGAAACAGAATTGGAAAAAGCCGTAACCGCTTACCAAAATTTGCTTTTGGCCGTGCCTAATTTAACCCATCCGGACAGTCCCATCGGCGGAGAAGGGGACTTTAAGGTTGTTTATAAAAACAAAGAGCCAAAACCATTTAAATTTCCACCAAAAACTCATGAAGAATTACTGACAAATTTAGATTTAATTGATTTTGAACGCGGAGCCAAGGTGACGGCGGCAAAGTTTTATTTTCTTAAAAACAACATGGTGCGTTTAAACCAGGCCTTGATAAATTACGGTATTGATATTGTTACCAAGCACGGCTACATGCTTGTAGAAACACCAGACATGGCGAAAAACGACATTTTGGAAGGAATCGGTTTTAACCCCAGAGGCAAAGAAACACAGGTGTATTCAGTTGAAAATACGGACTTAAGTTTGATCGGTACGGCCGAAATCACTATGGGCGGATTCCATGCGAATGAAGTTTTGGATTTGTCTAAAGGCCCGTTAAAATATGTGGCGCTTTCACATTGCTTTCGCACCGAAGCCGGCGCTTACGGCAAGGTCAGCAGGGGTTTATACCGGGTGCACCAATTTACAAAACTGGAAATGTTCATCTATTGTAAACCGGAAGACAGTGAAAAACTTCATAAAGAATTACTGGCAATTGAAAAAGAAATTGTTAATGGTTTAGAGATTCCTTATCAGGTAATAGATATCGCCAGTGGAGATCTTGGCGGACCGGCCTTCCGTAAATATGATCTTGAGGCCTGGATGACCATGAAGGGTGAAGGGGATAAACAGGGTGATTATGGCGAAATTACCTCGACCAGCAATTGCACCGACTATCAGGCGCGGCGATTAAATATCAAATACCGCAAAGAGAATGGATCTGCTGAGTATGTTCACACTTTAAACGGCACCGCGGTTGTTTTAAGCCGATTTCCATTGGCTATCGTGGAAAATTACCAACAGAAAGACGGCAGTGTTCTGATACCAAAAGTTTTAAGGAAATATTGCGGTTTAAAGAAACTCTAAAGGCATGCGTCATTATAAATCAGAATATACCTTCGCCAAATACAAACCTTACCAAAATCCTTGGAAAAGGTTTTTTGGTATTTTTAAAAGAAAAAAACAAAAAAACTTTTATCCGGTAAGAAGCACCCCCGCCTATAAAATCAATCCGTTTAAAAAAAGAGAAAAGAAACCCTGGACAGCCGGAAAGATAATCGGCATGATACTTGTCATTCTGGTCGTTGTTTGGGCTGGCATGTTAGTTTATATGCCTTTTTTTCGCATAAATAAAATTGAATGCTCGGGATTTAAAAATATTAACGAAGAGGAGGTAGATAATTATATCAAAACAACTTACCTGGATGGCGGCAGAATTTTGCCGGCAAATGATTATTTTTTGGTTGACGTTGATAAAATTCAGAAAGGACTAAGTGAAAAATTCTCCGTTCAATCTATTTTTGTAGAGAAAGTGTTTCCAAACTTATTAAAGGTTAAAGTAATAGAGAAACAATCATCCTTGATATATGACAACGGACAAAAATATTTTTTGCTTGACGATGGGGGATCGGTTATTAAATATTTAGCCGATGTTGAAAAAACTGAATTTCAAATTGTCACCACTAGTATTTCTATACCGACTAATACACCGGGGACGCCAGTTATGACTTCAAGTACACCAACTACCACTGTGCATATTCCTAATTTTAGTAAAATCAAAAATCAGTTTGGTTCTTTCCCCATACTGTATGATGAACGCGAATTAATTGTCACGGAAAAACAATTAAATATTTTATCAAGCGATATTATATATTTTATCGCCTCATGGTATAGCGACCTGCCCAAGCAGGGGATAGAGCCGCAGTACTTTGTTCTGGATAATCTTAATTCCGGTATTTTAATTAAAACAAACAAACCGTGGAATATCTTTGTCCAGCCCGGCAATAATTATACTCCCCAGCTAAATAATTTAAAATTATTTTTAAAAACAATTCATCCAAAAGAATACATTGATCTAAGATTTGGAGAGAGGGTGTACTGGAAGTGATGGGAGACCACACCAAAGGCGGGTAGGGGTGTGGATAAACCCATTTGACTGAAGATATAAAGAAATATATAATTGAGTATAATATCCCTTACACTCAATTATTATATAGGGTTTTAAGCCAAACCAGCAAATATGACGATTTCTTCCCGATTTAACTATTCTTATAAGATTAAAGATTTTCTTCAGAAAAATATTTTATACTTCTCCGGATATATATTATATATATTTGTATATATAATTAGATTTTTTTCATTCAGATTTGATAAATTTTTGATCACAATTTCACCCCTGATATGCTTTAGGCCGGTTTATGCCCCTTTTGAGGGTTTTTCCGCTTGTTTAAGCCATTTCAAAGTCATTATCTTGGCTAACATTAGCCAAAATATGAGCGTAACGCATTTAAATCGTTTTTAAAGGCCTTGATATGAAAAGAGGTATAAACACTCGTCTTGATAAGGAAAAAACGCCACATGAAAGCTCTGTGGCCGCTAAGACAACAACTGTAAGAAGGGTCGGGGAGATGTTATATCCACTTCCCTACCTTGATGATTTTATTTTAAACCTGCGCGCGAATAATCTTTCCGAAGAGACCGCGTATAATTATGATCGCGATTTAAAAACTTTTGAGAATTTTTTGAGTGAAGACGTAAAAAAAGATTTTACCAAATTAGATAAAACGGATTTGTTGCGTTTTAAAGCGTACCTGATGTCCACAGACCGAAAAACCTTAAAAAAGGGACCTTCAAAGAAAAAACTAAGCAGCTATTCAATAAATCGGGTACTTTCTGCCTTGCGCTCATATTTGAAATTCATGGAGGATATGGACCACAATCCACCCGTCTCCCCTGCCGCCGTAAAATTAATTAAAAACATAAAAAAGCACGGGCAGGTGCCGGAATTTACCGAGGTGATAAAAATAATTGAAGCGCCAATGAAATATGAAGATGATGAAAAGGTGGCCTTGCGCAATCGGGCCATGCTGGAAACATTATTTGCCACCGGCATGCGTATTTCCGAACTTTTATCACTCAAGGTCAACCAAATTGATCAAACCGGACGTATATATATTCTTGGCAAAGGAAAAAAACAACGATTTGTATATCTGACCCCGCGGGCGCTGGAGCATTTAAAAAATTATCTGGCTAAACGCGCCAGCACTTCGGAAATGTTATTCGTCCCCTACCGCGGCCGCAATAATCAGGAAAAGAATAAAAAAATCTCGGCAAATTATTTACAATTTAAAATAAAAAAATAC from Patescibacteria group bacterium includes these protein-coding regions:
- the lysS gene encoding lysine--tRNA ligase, with translation MTNQLSEEQVRLERLASLENQGINPYPDHCDRKNTTAEAKNSPTGAKVVVAGRLIAKREMGKICFSHIQDESGKLQIAFSEKELGKDGYKFFLKNYDLGDFVEVTGEMFTTHKGEITVLAKKYILLAKALLPLPEKFHGLADVELRYRQKYLDLLANEEAMKIAKMRSAIVRNLRAYFDDKGFIEVETPILQSLYGGAAAKPFITHHNALNADFYLRIAPELYLKRLIVGGLEKVYEIAKCFRNEGIDNNHNPEFTQIEFYLAYANYNDLMDLIEELLPKIIKSVDLSLKMEINGQKVDFTPPYPRATMRELIKKYAKIDIEKYPDQKSLFAQAKKLKIEGINAKTGYGKLVDEIYKTFVRPKIVDPIFMIDHPVELSPLAKTKPDNPKYVERMQLLCAGGNELCNGFSELNDPIEQEKRFKEQERLRKAGDEEGMPYDEDFIIALKHGMPPTAGLGMGIDRLVKLLTNSQNLKEVILFPTLKPEK
- the mrdA gene encoding penicillin-binding protein 2, with translation MDKGLFEIKSKIDKGDLPGKYSNSWIEDSFDFEKPIGKQISLSQTKNYLGTSITNKKILWLSIIMIVGLVIIFGRIIYLQVIRGDYYRSLAEGNRIRLEPIPSQRGIIFDRNRNELVQNVPEFSLAMVPQDLPKDSAQRETVIDDTVKLSGVSKTQITDLLKKYGSYSYASLVIKENLDYETALKLYIASAQLPGIVVEKGSKRKYAINNDLSTPTSSLSLSHLLGYLGKINDDELTAFKDKDYLLFDNIGKTGLEKTYESALRGAYGVEQVEVDALGHEQNVLAENSPEPGKNLILAIDAEAQVKMENLIKATLKKIGKGGAIGIAMDPRDGSILAMVSWPSFDNNEFSGGISVDNYNRYLNNPNDPLFNRAIAGTYPSGSTVKLIIAAAALQEKIITPNTAFLSTGGIQVGQWFFRDWLAGGHGVTNVTKALAWSINTFFYYIGGGYKNFVGLGVDRLVQYMKSFNLAKQTGIDLPGEASGFLPSKEWKLNTKGESWYIGDTYNLSIGQGDLLVTPLQMAVWTSAVANGGTVVQPHLVNKIEDPVTGQTTVLTFARTSTMISDSNLAVVRQGMRDCVTYGSCKMLQSLPFLAAGKTGTAQWNSTKDNHAWFTSFAPLDHPQIVVTVMIEEGKEGSTISEPIARDFLAWWGAKYLK
- a CDS encoding adenylyltransferase/cytidyltransferase family protein; this encodes MKKVIVFGTFDIIHPGHIHMLKEAKEYGDYLVAVIARDPIVCEVKGKLPKYNENIRLENVQKLGIADKVRLGCLGENKYQAIAEENPDVVALGYDQKAFVDNLADAVDEHVQIVKLQPYMEDIYKSSKLKELTT
- the greA gene encoding transcription elongation factor GreA gives rise to the protein MSDKIQYLTADGLAALKKELQEIKDTRIPEIAARIDEAKQQGDLSENAEYHQAKDDMAWAQGRLRQLQYILDNAQVVESSGKNKETVIVGSTVVVKINENTKTYTIVGPQEANPLEGRISNESPLGGSFIGRKIGDKVEVQTPAGTQIYLILEIK
- a CDS encoding tyrosine-type recombinase/integrase; the protein is MKRGINTRLDKEKTPHESSVAAKTTTVRRVGEMLYPLPYLDDFILNLRANNLSEETAYNYDRDLKTFENFLSEDVKKDFTKLDKTDLLRFKAYLMSTDRKTLKKGPSKKKLSSYSINRVLSALRSYLKFMEDMDHNPPVSPAAVKLIKNIKKHGQVPEFTEVIKIIEAPMKYEDDEKVALRNRAMLETLFATGMRISELLSLKVNQIDQTGRIYILGKGKKQRFVYLTPRALEHLKNYLAKRASTSEMLFVPYRGRNNQEKNKKISANYLQFKIKKYRELLDINIPISCHTLRHGFATFLAENGANPAAIQILLGHESLDTTTRYVHASDKFAEKTHHDFHPLFEK
- the serS gene encoding serine--tRNA ligase; translation: MLDIRFIKEHKEEVKKNCANRNVKIDIDKLLQLDETRRKILKQVEDLRALRNAKSKGKPTAEEIKKMREVGEEIKNLETELEKAVTAYQNLLLAVPNLTHPDSPIGGEGDFKVVYKNKEPKPFKFPPKTHEELLTNLDLIDFERGAKVTAAKFYFLKNNMVRLNQALINYGIDIVTKHGYMLVETPDMAKNDILEGIGFNPRGKETQVYSVENTDLSLIGTAEITMGGFHANEVLDLSKGPLKYVALSHCFRTEAGAYGKVSRGLYRVHQFTKLEMFIYCKPEDSEKLHKELLAIEKEIVNGLEIPYQVIDIASGDLGGPAFRKYDLEAWMTMKGEGDKQGDYGEITSTSNCTDYQARRLNIKYRKENGSAEYVHTLNGTAVVLSRFPLAIVENYQQKDGSVLIPKVLRKYCGLKKL